The Chitinophagales bacterium genome has a window encoding:
- a CDS encoding TCR/Tet family MFS transporter, whose protein sequence is MSVKKQAALGFIFITLLVDCIGLGIIIPIMPGLIQELQGGTLSQASVYGGLLTFSYATFQFLFSPVVGGLSDRYGRRPVLLASLLGLGVDYVFLAFAPSLAWLFVGRIIAGIFGASFTTVMAYIADISTPEKRSQNFGLVGVAFGLGFIIGPVIGGVFSQCGLRVPFMVAAGLSLLNTLYGYFILPESLSQEHRRPFSWKRANPVGALMHIRRYPAILSLIFAVLLLYIAGHAAQSTWTFYTMEKFGWDEKMVGYSLGVVGLLIAIVQGGLIRVVIPKLGQKRALYAGLISYIIGFILYAFANESWMMFAFSIPYCLGAISGPAIQGIISTKVAANEQGELQGIMAAMMSISSIIGPLLMTNLFSTFTARDADVYFPGAPFIAGAVLTVIGLLLSIRSLVKYHTPAVQPETEQEAILESGTNS, encoded by the coding sequence ATGTCAGTAAAAAAACAAGCCGCACTAGGTTTCATATTTATCACCTTACTAGTTGACTGTATCGGGCTGGGTATTATCATACCTATTATGCCGGGGCTGATACAGGAGTTGCAAGGTGGCACCCTGAGCCAGGCATCTGTTTATGGCGGGCTTCTAACCTTCTCTTACGCTACTTTCCAATTCCTGTTTTCACCGGTTGTGGGCGGACTGAGCGACCGATACGGAAGGCGTCCTGTATTGCTTGCATCATTGTTGGGCCTTGGTGTTGATTATGTCTTCCTGGCTTTTGCCCCCAGCCTGGCATGGTTGTTTGTAGGCAGGATAATAGCAGGTATATTCGGGGCCAGCTTTACTACGGTGATGGCATACATAGCTGATATCAGCACACCTGAAAAACGCTCACAAAACTTTGGGTTAGTAGGTGTAGCCTTTGGCCTTGGATTCATCATAGGCCCAGTGATAGGTGGCGTATTCAGCCAGTGCGGCTTGCGTGTACCATTTATGGTGGCTGCAGGCTTATCACTACTCAATACGCTGTACGGTTATTTTATCTTACCCGAATCCTTGTCACAAGAACACAGACGTCCTTTTAGTTGGAAGCGTGCTAATCCTGTAGGGGCACTGATGCATATAAGGCGCTACCCTGCTATACTTAGCTTAATATTTGCCGTATTGCTGCTTTATATCGCCGGCCATGCGGCACAGTCTACCTGGACATTTTATACCATGGAAAAATTTGGGTGGGATGAAAAAATGGTAGGCTATTCATTAGGTGTTGTAGGGCTCCTTATCGCAATAGTACAGGGCGGATTGATACGTGTTGTCATACCTAAGCTCGGGCAAAAAAGGGCATTATATGCAGGGCTCATATCTTACATTATTGGTTTTATACTTTATGCATTCGCTAATGAAAGTTGGATGATGTTCGCATTCAGCATTCCATATTGCTTAGGAGCAATATCAGGCCCTGCCATACAAGGCATAATATCTACCAAAGTAGCGGCAAATGAACAGGGGGAACTTCAAGGCATAATGGCCGCTATGATGAGCATCTCATCTATCATCGGACCATTATTGATGACTAATCTATTCTCAACGTTTACTGCAAGAGATGCAGATGTATATTTCCCGGGGGCTCCTTTTATTGCCGGGGCTGTACTTACGGTTATCGGGTTGTTATTGAGTATACGTTCACTGGTAAAATACCATACCCCTGCAGTGCAACCGGAGACAGAACAGGAAGCCATCCTGGAAAGCGGTACGAACAGTTAA
- the mtgA gene encoding monofunctional biosynthetic peptidoglycan transglycosylase: protein MKFTLRTFLYLLLASLLYVVVCKWVFPPITLTQLNALVEGHGLKRDYLGWNDMPRNIKLAAIASEDQLFTEHDGFDWKALEKSMQDKPAKKGRKKKKRPKGAAASTITQQTAKNVFLWQGHGVMRYIRKAPEFFYTKCIELIWGKKRILEVYLNVIEMGPGIFGVEAASQAYFHKPAKKLTNAEAAMIIACLPNPKKFTVKPMSGRVQWRYPQIMRQMNNMNDYPGVRELLR from the coding sequence CTGAAATTTACCCTGCGTACTTTTTTGTACTTGTTGTTGGCCAGTTTGCTGTATGTAGTGGTGTGCAAATGGGTGTTTCCGCCTATCACGCTAACACAACTAAATGCCCTGGTAGAAGGACATGGCCTTAAGCGTGATTATCTAGGGTGGAATGATATGCCACGAAATATTAAACTGGCGGCCATAGCCAGCGAGGACCAGCTTTTTACAGAACATGACGGCTTTGACTGGAAAGCGCTGGAAAAGAGTATGCAGGATAAGCCTGCTAAAAAAGGTAGGAAAAAGAAAAAACGACCCAAAGGTGCTGCGGCCAGTACCATCACCCAGCAAACGGCTAAGAATGTGTTCCTGTGGCAGGGGCATGGTGTTATGAGGTATATACGCAAAGCACCTGAGTTCTTCTATACAAAATGTATTGAGCTGATATGGGGCAAAAAAAGGATACTGGAAGTGTACCTGAACGTTATAGAAATGGGGCCCGGTATATTCGGCGTAGAGGCTGCATCGCAGGCATACTTTCATAAGCCTGCAAAAAAACTTACTAATGCTGAGGCGGCAATGATAATAGCCTGCCTGCCCAATCCTAAAAAGTTTACTGTAAAACCAATGAGCGGCAGGGTACAGTGGCGCTACCCGCAGATTATGAGGCAAATGAACAATATGAATGATTATCCCGGAGTGAGGGAACTGTTGCGTTGA